One segment of Nitrospirota bacterium DNA contains the following:
- a CDS encoding cysteine desulfurase: MKKYYVDHVATNPLHPDVLTAMMPYFTEEFGNPLSVYAYGMKAKEAIESARGQVAALVNAKPAEIIFTASGAEANNFALRGIALARQNEGKHILVSRMEHHSILNAARFLEKSGFTVTYLPVDKQGFVDPETVKKMITKETTLISVTHASSEVGTIEPIKEIVKIAKDQNISVHTDAVATTGNIPVDMPDLGVDLLSMAAHQFYGPKGAAALVVKQGTRIVPLIYGGIQESGRRAGTENVPAIVGMGKAAELAKAELQGRMDYLRPLRDKIIDVMANVERVYLTGDRNNRLPAHASFCAEYIEGEAMLLLLAAKGIFSASGSACSSKALKASPVLLSMGIPSGLAQGSIVFSLGMGNTPEDIDYVAAEFPAVIKRLREISPYSQGWGDNQEGGSCTVTK; this comes from the coding sequence ATGAAGAAATACTATGTTGACCATGTTGCGACAAACCCCCTTCACCCTGATGTACTTACGGCGATGATGCCGTATTTCACGGAAGAGTTTGGCAACCCCCTCAGCGTCTATGCGTATGGTATGAAGGCCAAGGAGGCGATCGAGTCGGCCCGCGGACAGGTCGCCGCACTGGTGAATGCAAAGCCTGCTGAAATTATTTTTACGGCCAGCGGTGCCGAGGCGAACAACTTTGCCCTGCGGGGCATTGCCCTTGCGCGGCAGAACGAGGGCAAGCATATTTTGGTATCGAGGATGGAGCATCATTCTATTCTCAATGCTGCGCGGTTCCTCGAAAAGAGCGGCTTTACCGTAACGTATCTGCCGGTGGACAAACAGGGTTTTGTTGATCCTGAAACCGTGAAGAAGATGATAACCAAAGAGACCACCCTGATTTCAGTCACGCATGCGAGCAGCGAAGTCGGCACGATCGAGCCGATAAAGGAGATTGTGAAGATCGCGAAAGATCAGAATATCTCTGTCCATACCGACGCAGTCGCCACAACCGGCAATATACCGGTTGATATGCCTGATCTTGGCGTTGACCTGCTGAGCATGGCTGCTCATCAGTTTTATGGACCAAAAGGCGCTGCAGCGCTCGTGGTGAAACAGGGGACGCGCATCGTTCCGCTGATCTACGGCGGCATACAGGAGTCAGGCAGGCGTGCAGGCACCGAAAATGTACCGGCGATTGTCGGTATGGGAAAAGCTGCCGAGCTTGCAAAGGCGGAACTGCAGGGCAGGATGGACTATCTCAGACCTCTCCGTGACAAGATCATTGATGTCATGGCGAATGTCGAGAGGGTCTACCTGACCGGCGACAGGAACAACAGGCTTCCGGCGCATGCGAGCTTCTGCGCGGAATATATTGAGGGGGAGGCAATGCTCCTGCTACTGGCCGCAAAAGGCATCTTTTCGGCAAGCGGGTCTGCCTGCTCTTCAAAGGCGTTAAAGGCATCGCCGGTCTTGCTCTCGATGGGCATACCGTCCGGTCTTGCTCAGGGTTCGATTGTGTTCAGTCTGGGCATGGGTAATACCCCTGAAGATATCGACTATGTTGCAGCGGAGTTCCCTGCAGTTATCAAACGGCTCAGAGAAATCTCTCCCTATTCCCAGGGGTGGGGAGATAACCAGGAAGGTGGATCATGTACAGTGACAAAGTAA
- a CDS encoding Rrf2 family transcriptional regulator, whose protein sequence is MLRLSTKGQYGVRAMYEIAKAGSIGPVTIKQISERQDVSVSYLEQILNTLRKSGIIQSVKGPGGGYVLSREPEKISIAEILRELEGPVAITSCLDPAEGCIRIDSCVTHLLWKSLGENIERFLDSMSLDDLLAGNQLMTIPKRPRKVRQGHASGRPGRA, encoded by the coding sequence ATGCTCAGGTTATCCACAAAGGGACAGTATGGCGTCCGCGCGATGTATGAGATTGCAAAGGCCGGCAGTATTGGGCCGGTCACGATAAAGCAGATCTCCGAACGGCAGGACGTTTCAGTCTCATATCTCGAGCAGATACTCAATACACTCCGTAAATCAGGGATTATCCAGAGTGTGAAGGGGCCGGGCGGCGGCTATGTCCTTTCCCGGGAGCCGGAGAAGATCAGCATCGCCGAGATCCTCAGGGAACTGGAAGGGCCGGTAGCGATCACCTCCTGCCTTGATCCTGCCGAGGGCTGCATCCGCATTGACAGTTGCGTAACACACCTTCTCTGGAAATCGCTCGGCGAGAATATCGAGAGGTTTCTTGACAGCATGTCTCTTGACGATCTGCTTGCGGGTAATCAGCTCATGACGATACCGAAGAGGCCCAGGAAAGTCAGGCAGGGACACGCATCAGGGCGGCCCGGCAGAGCATGA
- a CDS encoding dihydroorotate dehydrogenase electron transfer subunit, whose product TAADTLSVFLSNPQSPTPNYRIYACGPNLLLKAIAEMAGEFRIPAYISMEEHMACGIGACLGCVVKTRDGYTRVCKEGPVFEGREIIW is encoded by the coding sequence ACTGCTGCTGATACTCTTTCTGTTTTTTTGTCCAATCCCCAGTCTCCAACCCCCAATTACCGTATTTATGCCTGCGGCCCCAATCTGCTGCTTAAGGCTATCGCAGAGATGGCCGGGGAATTCAGGATACCGGCGTACATCTCTATGGAGGAGCATATGGCCTGCGGCATCGGCGCCTGCCTCGGCTGTGTTGTAAAAACCCGTGACGGCTACACAAGAGTCTGCAAGGAGGGACCGGTGTTTGAGGGCAGGGAGATAATCTGGTGA
- a CDS encoding sulfurtransferase TusA family protein, translating into MKFVQDVKPDVTTDIVYMMCPMHLLKLEEQMKELEPGQILEIMTDYDGALEDIPAWCDKTGNEFLGIDETPDFFKFYIRKGTR; encoded by the coding sequence ATGAAATTTGTCCAGGACGTAAAGCCTGATGTAACTACAGACATTGTTTATATGATGTGCCCCATGCATCTTCTGAAACTCGAGGAGCAGATGAAGGAACTGGAGCCGGGCCAGATACTTGAGATCATGACTGACTATGACGGCGCGCTTGAAGATATCCCTGCGTGGTGCGACAAAACAGGTAATGAATTTTTGGGAATTGACGAGACACCGGATTTCTTTAAATTTTATATAAGGAAGGGCACGAGGTGA
- the nifU gene encoding Fe-S cluster assembly scaffold protein NifU, which produces MYSDKVMDHFTNPRNVGDMEDADGVGTEGNPTCGDAMKIYIKVQDDRIVDAKFKTFGCGAAIAVSSMVTAMVKGKTLDEALAISKEAVANELGGLPPQKMHCSNLGADALKKAIEDYRSKKKP; this is translated from the coding sequence ATGTACAGTGACAAAGTAATGGATCATTTCACCAATCCCCGCAACGTAGGGGACATGGAAGATGCGGATGGTGTCGGCACAGAGGGAAATCCCACGTGCGGGGATGCCATGAAGATCTACATCAAAGTACAGGATGACCGCATCGTTGATGCGAAGTTCAAGACCTTTGGCTGCGGCGCAGCCATTGCCGTCAGCAGCATGGTGACCGCGATGGTGAAGGGCAAGACGCTTGATGAAGCGCTTGCCATATCCAAAGAGGCTGTTGCCAATGAACTTGGCGGACTTCCTCCTCAGAAGATGCACTGTTCCAACCTTGGCGCGGATGCACTGAAGAAGGCGATTGAGGATTACCGCTCAAAGAAGAAACCGTAG
- a CDS encoding SAM-dependent chlorinase/fluorinase, translating to MQPNSVITLTTDFGLNDPYVGVMKGAILSINPAANVIDLSHGIASHDIREATFTIGMNYKFFPERTAHVVVVDPGVGSRRRPLLVVTERQYFIGPDNGVFSYIYKKEARTLQVFHVTADHYFLKSTSSTFQGRDVFAPVAAWLTGGKNVQNFGEVVTDYYAIDLQMPTVGRDVIKGEIIHIDKFGNATTNISQTEIDSLVSQRPGTSLKVLLSGKEVPMKMYYGEALDKELHSVINSSEYIEFFVNRGCAAALFNISIGNPVEIQLIP from the coding sequence ATGCAACCTAATTCAGTCATAACGCTCACGACGGACTTCGGACTCAACGACCCCTATGTAGGTGTCATGAAGGGGGCCATACTCAGCATCAACCCCGCAGCAAATGTCATTGACCTCAGCCATGGAATTGCCTCTCATGATATCAGGGAGGCGACTTTTACGATCGGCATGAACTATAAGTTTTTCCCTGAACGGACTGCCCATGTGGTTGTGGTAGATCCCGGTGTGGGCTCGCGGAGGCGGCCTCTCCTTGTGGTTACCGAACGGCAATATTTTATCGGTCCGGATAACGGGGTATTCTCATACATTTATAAGAAGGAAGCGAGAACGCTTCAGGTGTTCCATGTCACCGCAGACCACTATTTCCTTAAATCCACGAGTTCTACCTTCCAGGGGAGGGATGTTTTCGCCCCAGTTGCAGCGTGGCTTACCGGCGGCAAGAACGTTCAGAATTTCGGCGAAGTCGTCACCGATTATTATGCTATAGATCTTCAGATGCCGACGGTCGGCAGGGATGTGATAAAAGGCGAAATTATCCATATTGACAAGTTCGGCAATGCCACGACAAACATCAGCCAGACAGAGATCGACTCCCTTGTCAGTCAGCGCCCTGGGACATCGCTGAAAGTATTGCTCTCGGGAAAAGAGGTCCCCATGAAGATGTATTATGGCGAGGCCCTGGATAAGGAGCTTCATTCCGTGATCAACAGTTCTGAATATATCGAATTTTTTGTGAATCGGGGCTGTGCTGCTGCGCTTTTCAATATCTCGATCGGCAATCCGGTTGAGATACAGCTTATTCCGTAA
- a CDS encoding DUF2155 domain-containing protein, translating into MKKQILVAVCGVALVLSFGACKKKEDKPQVPQAGAPGQQLPAGHQQPGAPGGEQVTMPKGQTTVSLPDAVKGKWKAVVVVVEEKASKKKSEYTINVNSDFKIPGSNIKLAVGEFIPDFKMDGLTITSLSNEPNNPAVGLKVMEDEKEVFKGWLYSKFPAIHPFEHPKYAVLLKSGVKK; encoded by the coding sequence ATGAAAAAGCAGATTTTAGTGGCGGTATGTGGCGTCGCACTTGTATTAAGTTTTGGTGCGTGCAAAAAGAAAGAAGATAAGCCTCAGGTTCCTCAGGCCGGCGCACCAGGACAGCAGCTTCCTGCCGGTCATCAGCAGCCGGGAGCTCCCGGAGGAGAGCAGGTTACCATGCCTAAGGGTCAGACGACTGTTTCTCTCCCGGATGCCGTTAAGGGCAAGTGGAAAGCAGTTGTTGTCGTAGTTGAGGAGAAGGCCAGCAAGAAGAAGTCTGAGTACACGATTAATGTTAATAGTGACTTCAAAATACCGGGCTCAAACATCAAGCTTGCAGTCGGCGAGTTTATCCCTGATTTCAAGATGGACGGTCTTACCATCACGTCTCTCTCGAATGAGCCGAATAATCCGGCTGTCGGTCTGAAGGTAATGGAAGATGAAAAGGAAGTATTCAAGGGATGGCTGTATTCAAAGTTCCCTGCAATCCATCCGTTTGAACACCCCAAGTATGCGGTTCTGCTGAAAAGCGGCGTCAAGAAATAA
- a CDS encoding dihydroorotate dehydrogenase, whose protein sequence is MVTPDLSVRIGSLELKNPVMTASGTFGYGEEYAEFLDLGSLGAVVVKGLSLLPKEGNPPPRIVETASGMLNAIGLQNIGIQRFIEEKVPFLRTYDTKVIVNFFGDSIDEYVAAAERLSSVEGIHALEMNISCPNKQAGWCIFGTDPKVTTQVVGAVRKATKLPLIVKLSPNVTDISLMARAAVDAGADALSVINTLTGMAIDIRTRRPKLANRTGGLSGPAIKPVAIRMVYEVFKAVTVPVIGMGGIMHAEDAIEFILAGAAAVAVGTANFVNPTATIEILDGIMAYMKDEKMGDINLLRGAAHAT, encoded by the coding sequence CTGGTGACGCCGGACCTCAGCGTCAGAATAGGCAGCCTTGAACTGAAAAATCCGGTCATGACAGCATCAGGCACCTTTGGATATGGCGAAGAATATGCTGAATTCCTTGATCTGGGAAGTCTGGGCGCTGTGGTCGTAAAAGGTCTTTCGCTTCTGCCAAAAGAAGGCAACCCGCCGCCGCGCATTGTCGAAACGGCCTCGGGCATGCTCAATGCCATCGGGCTTCAGAATATTGGCATTCAGCGCTTCATTGAGGAGAAGGTCCCCTTTCTCAGAACCTATGACACAAAGGTAATCGTCAATTTTTTTGGAGACTCGATCGATGAATATGTCGCTGCCGCAGAAAGGCTGAGCTCGGTGGAGGGCATCCATGCGCTTGAGATGAACATCTCCTGCCCCAACAAGCAGGCCGGATGGTGTATATTCGGCACTGACCCCAAGGTGACGACCCAGGTTGTCGGTGCCGTGAGGAAGGCGACGAAACTCCCGCTTATTGTGAAACTTTCCCCGAATGTGACCGATATATCGCTCATGGCCAGGGCCGCGGTGGATGCGGGCGCGGATGCCCTTTCCGTGATCAATACCCTGACCGGTATGGCAATCGATATCAGGACGCGAAGGCCGAAGCTTGCCAACAGAACCGGCGGCCTTTCAGGACCTGCGATCAAGCCGGTTGCAATCCGCATGGTATACGAGGTCTTTAAGGCGGTTACGGTCCCTGTCATCGGGATGGGAGGGATTATGCATGCTGAAGACGCGATCGAGTTCATCCTGGCAGGAGCTGCCGCTGTGGCGGTCGGCACCGCAAATTTTGTGAACCCAACGGCAACAATTGAGATCCTTGATGGTATAATGGCGTATATGAAGGACGAGAAGATGGGGGATATTAACCTTTTAAGAGGAGCTGCGCATGCAACCTAA